A region of Allocoleopsis franciscana PCC 7113 DNA encodes the following proteins:
- the bioF gene encoding 8-amino-7-oxononanoate synthase produces MLTDPYNWIEQSLTTIHKADWYRSVQTIQSRSGAIVQLEGRKVINFASNDYLGLAADERLIQAAIAATQEYGTGSTGSRLLSGHRQLHRELENAIASLKQTEDAIVFSSGYLANLGTIAALVGKRDLILADQYNHSSLKNGAILSGAVVVDYAHADVEDLKSQLVQHRQHYRRCLIATDSVFSMDGDFCPLPEILELAEEFSCMVLVDEAHATGVLGATGAGCVEYFGCTGKTLIQVGTLSKALGSLGGYVAGSTALIDFLRNRAPSWIYTTALSPADTAAALAAINIVQQEPKRRTQLHQNLDTLKQLIAQKLPHLKLLPSESPILCISLDSAADALKVGQQLKAAGIFAPAIRPPTVPTSRIRISVMATHELAHLEKLVDVLSAIAR; encoded by the coding sequence ATGCTAACCGATCCATACAACTGGATAGAACAATCTCTCACAACCATCCACAAAGCTGATTGGTATCGATCGGTGCAAACCATCCAAAGCCGCTCCGGTGCCATTGTGCAACTGGAAGGGCGTAAGGTGATTAATTTTGCCAGTAACGACTATCTGGGGTTGGCGGCGGATGAGCGTTTGATTCAAGCGGCGATCGCAGCGACTCAAGAATATGGTACAGGTAGCACAGGCTCTCGATTGTTGAGCGGACATCGGCAACTGCATCGAGAATTGGAAAATGCGATCGCATCTCTCAAACAAACCGAAGATGCGATCGTATTCAGTTCCGGATATCTGGCAAACTTGGGAACTATTGCCGCTTTAGTGGGGAAGCGGGATTTGATTTTAGCTGATCAGTACAATCACTCCAGCCTGAAAAATGGGGCAATTTTGAGCGGTGCAGTCGTTGTGGACTATGCTCACGCTGATGTTGAAGATTTAAAGAGTCAGCTAGTGCAACACCGACAACACTACCGCCGTTGCCTGATTGCCACTGATAGCGTATTTAGCATGGATGGTGATTTTTGTCCATTGCCAGAGATACTGGAATTAGCCGAAGAATTTAGTTGTATGGTGCTGGTAGATGAAGCTCATGCAACGGGAGTCTTGGGAGCCACGGGTGCTGGATGTGTGGAATACTTTGGTTGCACGGGAAAAACACTAATTCAAGTTGGCACCCTAAGTAAAGCGTTGGGAAGTTTAGGGGGATATGTGGCGGGTTCAACTGCCCTAATTGACTTCCTGCGAAATCGCGCTCCCAGTTGGATTTATACCACGGCTTTATCCCCTGCGGATACGGCTGCCGCATTGGCAGCCATTAACATTGTCCAACAAGAACCAAAACGCCGTACCCAACTCCATCAAAATCTGGATACTCTCAAGCAGTTAATCGCTCAGAAACTACCTCATCTCAAACTGTTACCTTCAGAGTCACCCATTCTCTGTATTTCCTTAGATAGTGCAGCAGATGCTCTTAAGGTTGGACAACAACTAAAAGCGGCTGGAATCTTTGCCCCAGCGATTCGTCCTCCTACGGTTCCCACCAGTCGAATTCGCATTTCTGTAATGGCAACTCACGAACTCGCTCACCTAGAGAAATTGGTGGATGTTTTGAGTGCGATCGCTCGTTGA
- the c2c8 gene encoding type V CRISPR-associated protein C2c8 produces MLTLEFKADFSLEQQAKIDRWLEINRSLWNMGLAALEDFDDFYSYVKGQKEYAPCCPIQYEYRPLSEEEKACIPTHEKTSDRKYLAPFCRIISEKSRWYVKKLPIYKVPTPAEKKDSWGWLPSNHDEDRKYSNCTGYSCPIPRYGSVENPSWYEPMIRNPTYKGSGGLSLVSKTENLPQWMKDSDIPQRFRAGEMGQLDTAWQEYLKSRYGQSEVKRGKPQYKRKRDKLQTLINTNPSANERLVGNNIFAGIPKLGKVRCKGIDKRWRNPDGSIPRVATYKICKRPDAYYIQLSGEVQRSFSVKATNASIGIDPGLQYELSLSDGTRIQPQKFYRKSEERRAKLQQKLAKKLTERLILWIHHPDRTIQEIRKNFFPISNESYEALRAAKTEAEVIKAIGASRLNTLKYNIVPDAPPTMKDKSPFSGAKQKALEKAIRKLDRKISLQRRNHDHKITTMIVRNYGFIAVEDGLQDEKLRKRTKPKEREDGQGYEQTGAKRKSGLSKSLADASPGRKIAFLKQKADRAGRVFSQHPAPYTTKECPVCGSMNEASYNVDDEGNRLYLCIICGWECDRDVNSGVNIELAQFGNNPHTVLSANAQRARFANSVWEIAHPEASTKPRWKKTEKRKKRK; encoded by the coding sequence ATGCTTACCCTAGAGTTCAAGGCTGATTTCAGCCTAGAGCAACAAGCAAAAATTGACCGATGGCTTGAGATTAATAGATCCCTTTGGAATATGGGGTTAGCAGCTTTAGAAGACTTTGATGACTTTTACAGTTATGTTAAAGGACAAAAGGAGTACGCACCGTGTTGTCCCATTCAATACGAATATCGACCGCTCAGTGAGGAAGAGAAAGCTTGCATTCCAACCCATGAGAAAACGTCGGATCGAAAGTATTTAGCTCCCTTTTGTAGAATTATTTCTGAAAAATCACGTTGGTATGTGAAAAAGCTACCAATTTATAAAGTTCCTACTCCCGCTGAAAAGAAGGATAGTTGGGGCTGGCTACCGTCGAATCATGATGAAGATCGCAAGTACTCTAACTGTACAGGATATTCTTGTCCCATACCTCGTTACGGCTCTGTCGAAAATCCAAGTTGGTATGAGCCTATGATTCGGAATCCCACTTATAAAGGTTCTGGTGGATTAAGTTTAGTAAGCAAAACTGAAAATCTCCCTCAATGGATGAAAGATAGCGACATCCCTCAGAGATTCCGTGCTGGAGAGATGGGGCAACTCGATACGGCATGGCAAGAATATTTGAAAAGTCGGTATGGTCAATCCGAAGTTAAAAGAGGAAAGCCACAGTACAAGCGTAAAAGGGATAAATTACAGACCTTAATCAACACCAATCCTAGTGCAAATGAAAGATTAGTAGGCAATAATATCTTTGCAGGAATCCCAAAGCTTGGAAAAGTTCGATGTAAAGGAATTGACAAGAGATGGCGAAATCCTGATGGCTCTATTCCTAGAGTTGCTACATACAAAATTTGTAAGCGTCCCGATGCATACTACATACAGCTTTCAGGTGAAGTGCAACGAAGTTTCTCTGTCAAAGCCACCAATGCTTCAATAGGAATCGATCCAGGGCTACAGTACGAATTAAGCCTTTCAGATGGTACTCGTATTCAGCCTCAAAAGTTTTATAGAAAGTCGGAAGAACGTAGAGCTAAACTACAACAGAAGCTGGCTAAAAAATTAACGGAAAGGCTCATTCTGTGGATTCATCATCCTGATCGAACAATTCAAGAAATTCGGAAAAATTTTTTCCCTATTAGCAATGAGAGTTATGAAGCTTTAAGAGCTGCGAAAACAGAGGCTGAGGTAATCAAGGCAATAGGAGCTTCTAGGCTCAATACATTGAAATATAATATTGTACCTGATGCACCACCAACGATGAAGGATAAAAGCCCATTTTCTGGAGCAAAGCAAAAAGCTCTTGAGAAAGCTATCCGCAAACTTGACCGAAAAATTAGCCTGCAACGGCGAAATCACGATCATAAAATTACCACTATGATTGTTCGTAACTATGGTTTTATTGCTGTAGAAGATGGTTTACAAGATGAGAAACTAAGAAAACGTACGAAGCCTAAAGAGCGTGAAGATGGGCAAGGTTACGAACAAACCGGAGCAAAACGTAAATCGGGACTGAGTAAGAGCCTTGCTGATGCATCACCTGGAAGGAAAATTGCTTTTTTGAAACAGAAGGCTGACAGAGCTGGTAGGGTATTTAGTCAGCACCCTGCACCCTACACAACAAAAGAGTGTCCAGTTTGCGGCTCAATGAATGAGGCATCCTATAACGTAGATGATGAAGGCAACCGTCTTTATCTATGCATTATTTGTGGTTGGGAATGCGATCGCGATGTCAATTCGGGAGTCAATATCGAATTGGCTCAGTTTGGCAATAATCCGCACACGGTACTCTCAGCAAACGCTCAGCGTGCAAGATTTGCTAATAGCGTGTGGGAAATAGCCCATCCAGAAGCTTCGACAAAACCACGTTGGAAGAAGACCGAGAAGCGCAAAAAAAGGAAATAA
- a CDS encoding type I restriction enzyme HsdR N-terminal domain-containing protein — protein MAKVVAVTEAIKSLAEAESRLNLSRAEDETFFTEWQTQLPSLSDSEQTALDTVRRRLLYHRADGELLEGAVTLLVVSPLLELAGFYDPPFKMKAEAAIEIAINDGEETLRGRIDVLILQNQLWVMVLESKKTMISTRSALPQALAYMMANPDLDKPRFGMLTNGDDVLFVKLLAQPTPQYGLSRAFSIYTIASELSSAFQVLKHLGQGIIHPES, from the coding sequence ATGGCGAAGGTTGTTGCGGTTACGGAAGCCATTAAGAGCCTTGCTGAAGCTGAATCAAGGTTGAACTTGAGCAGAGCTGAGGATGAGACTTTTTTTACAGAGTGGCAAACCCAATTGCCCAGCCTTAGTGATTCTGAACAGACTGCGTTGGATACGGTGCGGCGCAGATTGCTTTATCACAGAGCCGATGGAGAATTACTAGAAGGGGCAGTGACGTTGCTTGTGGTATCGCCTTTGTTAGAACTGGCAGGGTTCTACGATCCACCGTTTAAGATGAAGGCTGAAGCTGCGATCGAGATTGCGATTAATGATGGCGAAGAAACGCTGCGGGGGCGAATTGATGTCTTGATTTTGCAGAATCAGCTTTGGGTAATGGTTTTGGAGTCCAAAAAAACCATGATTTCGACGCGATCGGCATTACCTCAAGCCTTGGCTTACATGATGGCAAATCCAGATTTGGATAAACCGCGATTTGGTATGTTGACGAATGGCGATGATGTGTTGTTTGTGAAACTCTTGGCTCAGCCAACGCCCCAATACGGATTATCACGGGCATTTTCGATTTATACCATAGCCAGTGAACTGAGCTCGGCGTTTCAAGTCCTCAAGCATTTAGGGCAAGGTATTATACATCCAGAAAGTTAG
- a CDS encoding FtsW/RodA/SpoVE family cell cycle protein produces MTLRDLIFFVNPSAQEWALNARLLKWLTFVWMFIGLAVLFSASFPSADAEFGDGLYYFKRQLIWVALGLIGFNLVVRSPLRYTLNIAHWFVITLLVFLFITLLPGVGTTVNGATRWIAIGPVPLQPSELIKPFLVLQSARLFGQWKRINGRVRLFWLGIFALVLLGILLQPNLSTTALCGMTLWLIALAGGMPYSYMAGTALGGVLLSFISLSLKEYQRRRVMSFLNPWSDPMNDGYQLVQSLLAVGSGGTWGSGFGLSQQKLFYLPIQYTDFIFAVFAEEFGFAGSVLMLGLIMTYATVAVRVALKARNTVHQLIAIGAMILIVGQSLLNIGVATGVLPTTGLPFPFFSYGGNSMIASLVAAGLLIRVARESSEAQVVPIQTNRPSAAERRRQRRQKPQVQR; encoded by the coding sequence GTGACTCTACGCGACCTGATTTTCTTTGTTAATCCCTCCGCACAAGAATGGGCGCTGAATGCCCGGTTGTTGAAGTGGCTAACGTTTGTGTGGATGTTTATCGGCTTAGCCGTTCTGTTTTCGGCCTCTTTTCCGAGTGCAGATGCTGAGTTTGGCGATGGGCTGTATTACTTCAAGCGACAGTTGATTTGGGTAGCGTTAGGATTAATCGGGTTTAACCTCGTGGTGCGATCGCCCCTGCGTTATACCCTGAACATCGCTCACTGGTTTGTGATCACGCTGTTGGTGTTTCTGTTCATTACCCTGCTTCCGGGTGTCGGCACTACCGTTAATGGTGCAACTCGATGGATCGCCATTGGCCCTGTTCCTCTACAACCTTCAGAGTTAATTAAACCCTTTTTGGTACTACAGAGTGCCCGACTCTTTGGGCAGTGGAAGCGAATTAACGGTCGAGTACGCTTGTTTTGGCTGGGGATTTTTGCCCTCGTACTTCTGGGAATTCTGTTACAGCCGAATCTCAGTACCACAGCCTTGTGCGGTATGACCTTGTGGCTGATCGCCTTGGCAGGAGGAATGCCTTATTCTTATATGGCAGGAACAGCATTAGGCGGTGTACTGCTCAGTTTTATCAGTCTTAGCCTCAAAGAATACCAACGGCGTCGGGTGATGTCGTTTCTCAATCCTTGGTCTGACCCGATGAACGATGGCTACCAACTGGTTCAAAGCCTGCTGGCGGTTGGTTCGGGCGGCACTTGGGGTTCTGGATTTGGGCTATCGCAACAAAAGCTGTTTTATTTACCGATTCAGTACACTGATTTTATCTTTGCCGTATTTGCTGAGGAATTTGGTTTCGCGGGTAGTGTATTGATGCTAGGGCTGATCATGACTTACGCGACGGTGGCAGTTAGGGTGGCGTTAAAGGCGCGAAATACAGTTCATCAGCTCATTGCGATTGGAGCCATGATTTTAATTGTGGGGCAGTCGTTGTTAAATATTGGTGTAGCGACTGGCGTTCTACCCACAACAGGTTTACCCTTTCCCTTCTTTAGTTATGGCGGTAATTCCATGATTGCTAGTTTGGTGGCAGCGGGACTGCTGATTCGGGTGGCACGAGAAAGTAGTGAGGCACAGGTTGTACCGATACAAACGAATCGCCCGTCGGCAGCAGAACGGCGGCGGCAAAGGCGGCAAAAACCACAGGTACAACGGTAA
- a CDS encoding phycobilisome linker polypeptide produces the protein MRMFKVTACVPSQTRIRTQRELQNTYFTKLVPYDSWFREQQRIMKMGGKIVKVELATGKPGTNTGLL, from the coding sequence ATGCGAATGTTTAAAGTGACGGCGTGCGTTCCTAGCCAAACCCGAATCAGAACGCAGCGGGAATTACAAAATACCTATTTCACGAAACTGGTTCCCTACGATAGCTGGTTTCGTGAGCAGCAACGGATTATGAAAATGGGCGGGAAAATCGTTAAGGTGGAACTCGCCACAGGTAAGCCCGGTACCAATACGGGTCTTCTCTAA
- the apcB gene encoding allophycocyanin subunit beta, which yields MQDAITSVINSSDVQGKYLDNAALDKLKGYFSTGELRVRAATTISANASTIVKEAVAKSLLYSDITRPGGNMYTTRRYAACIRDLDYYLRYATYAMLAGDPSILDERVLNGLKETYNSLGVPVGATVQAIQAMKEVTASLVGADAGKEMGVYFDYISSGLS from the coding sequence ATGCAAGACGCAATTACCTCTGTTATTAACTCTTCTGACGTTCAAGGTAAATACTTGGATAATGCCGCCCTGGACAAGCTTAAGGGCTATTTCAGCACAGGCGAACTGCGGGTTCGTGCGGCTACCACCATCAGCGCTAACGCTTCCACAATTGTGAAGGAAGCTGTTGCCAAGTCCTTGCTGTATTCGGATATCACCCGTCCAGGCGGCAACATGTACACCACCCGCCGCTATGCCGCTTGTATCCGTGACTTGGACTACTACCTGCGCTACGCGACCTATGCAATGTTGGCGGGTGACCCCTCCATCCTCGATGAGCGCGTACTCAACGGATTGAAGGAAACCTACAACTCTTTGGGCGTTCCTGTTGGCGCAACCGTTCAAGCCATCCAAGCCATGAAAGAAGTCACCGCCAGCTTGGTTGGTGCTGATGCGGGTAAGGAAATGGGCGTCTATTTTGATTACATCAGCTCTGGCTTAAGCTAA
- the apcA gene encoding allophycocyanin subunit alpha has product MSIVTKSIVNADAEARYLSPGELERIKAFVTSGERRLRIAQTLTDSRERLVKQAGDALFQKRPDIVSPGGNAYGEEMTATCLRDMDYYLRLVTYGIVSGDVTPIEEIGLVGVREMYKSLGTPIDAVAEGVRAMKNAATSMMSGDDASEAGSYFDYVIGGLQ; this is encoded by the coding sequence ATGAGTATCGTCACGAAATCTATCGTGAATGCAGACGCTGAGGCACGTTATCTGAGCCCTGGCGAACTAGAGCGGATCAAAGCGTTTGTTACCTCTGGTGAGCGTCGCCTCCGCATCGCTCAAACCCTAACTGACTCTCGCGAACGCCTTGTCAAGCAAGCGGGTGACGCACTGTTCCAGAAGCGTCCTGATATTGTTTCTCCCGGTGGCAACGCCTACGGCGAAGAAATGACCGCTACTTGCTTGCGTGATATGGACTACTACCTACGCCTAGTCACCTACGGAATCGTTTCTGGTGATGTCACCCCAATTGAAGAAATTGGTTTGGTTGGCGTCCGTGAAATGTACAAGTCTTTGGGTACCCCCATCGATGCAGTTGCAGAAGGCGTTCGGGCGATGAAGAATGCCGCTACTTCCATGATGTCTGGTGACGATGCCTCCGAAGCTGGCTCTTACTTCGACTATGTGATTGGAGGGTTGCAGTAG
- a CDS encoding phycobilisome rod-core linker polypeptide yields the protein MSVKASGGSSVARPQLYQTVPVSTIIQAEQQDRFLGAGELGELASYFRSGIQRLEISDILSKNADLIVSRAANRIFVGGSPMAFLEKPREEVGQELVLAGGSMDVRDSMKLGTATYVESSGGFFEGLRGLFSASSGGPTPAGFRPINVARYGPKNMQKSLRDLSWMLRYVTYAIVAGDPNIIVVNVRGLREIIENACSGEATLVALQEMRSASLGYFKRDAQARDIVSQYFDILIGEFKAANPSDKLRQRPKSDQQGLQLPQSYFNAAERRPKFVMKPGLSASEKIEVVKAAYRQVFERDITRAYSQSISNLESQVKNGDISMKEFIRRLGKSPLYQKQFYQPFINSRALELAFRHFLGRGPSSREEVQQYFAIVSSGGLAALVDALVNSQEYSDYFGEETVPYLRGLGQEAQECRNWGMQQDLLKYSAPFRKVPQFITTFAQYDRPLPDQHPYGSGNDPLEIQFGAIFPKETRNPNTRPAPFGKDTKRLLIHQGPGINNQNSNPKARGEFPGSLGPKVFRLDQLPASGMSRNKSSAASVKFSESSTQAVIRACYLQVFGRDVYDGQRQKVAEIKLENGEISVREFVRTLAKSEIFRNLYWTSLYVCKAVEYIHRRLLGRPTYGRQEINKYFDICAKSGFYALVDAIIDSPEYSEAFGEDTVPYERYVTPGGLALRRLRGGTMAEGVSGTSMTKAETPRFVELGQVTESRTEPDVQFRINQGVSAQREQTKVFKLTNNVDKPAVKTLIRAAYRQIFERDIEPYILKNEFSALESKLSNNEINVKEFIEGLGTSSLYIKEFYTPFPNTKVIELGTKHFLGRAPENQKEIQKYNRILAAEGIRGFIGAMVNSMEYVQVFGEDTVPYRRFPTLPAANFPNTQRLYNQLTKQNKDVVVPSFEPVSSRMDVAQMPMTGKAIADMKRQDWQQETSKPQFVELGRSFQTSEGQSVEVSASSTRRKPARIFRMTPGANQTETAQVIEAIYSQVMDVFNGQVPGEFRRPELESKLSNGEISVREFVKVLASSDIYQRRFYTPYPNTKVIEFLFRHLLGRTPATQSEIQQYNQLLTEQGLSAAVAALVDGEEYVRFFGEDVVPYNRCPTLPAGNYLGSVKAVSDWVK from the coding sequence ATGAGTGTTAAGGCAAGTGGTGGAAGCTCAGTTGCGCGTCCGCAACTATATCAAACAGTACCGGTTTCAACAATTATTCAAGCCGAACAGCAAGACCGGTTCTTAGGCGCTGGTGAGCTAGGTGAGCTTGCCAGTTACTTCCGCTCTGGGATACAGCGTTTAGAAATTTCAGATATTCTGAGCAAAAACGCGGATCTAATTGTTTCCCGCGCTGCCAACCGAATTTTCGTCGGGGGTTCCCCGATGGCTTTCCTGGAAAAGCCCAGGGAAGAAGTGGGTCAGGAATTAGTCCTGGCGGGTGGCAGCATGGATGTCAGAGATTCCATGAAATTAGGGACTGCCACTTATGTGGAAAGCAGTGGTGGCTTCTTCGAGGGTCTGCGGGGACTCTTCAGTGCCTCTAGTGGAGGTCCGACACCGGCGGGTTTCCGACCGATTAACGTCGCTCGTTATGGCCCGAAAAACATGCAGAAATCTCTGCGTGACTTGTCGTGGATGTTGCGATATGTAACTTACGCGATCGTAGCGGGCGACCCGAACATTATCGTCGTCAACGTCCGGGGTCTGCGGGAAATCATCGAAAATGCCTGCTCTGGAGAGGCCACACTGGTGGCACTACAGGAAATGCGGTCTGCCTCGCTAGGGTACTTCAAGCGTGATGCCCAGGCCAGGGATATCGTCAGTCAGTACTTTGACATATTGATTGGCGAATTTAAAGCGGCTAATCCTTCCGATAAACTGCGGCAGCGTCCTAAAAGTGACCAACAAGGCTTACAACTGCCCCAAAGTTACTTTAATGCAGCAGAACGGCGTCCTAAGTTCGTGATGAAGCCGGGACTATCCGCCTCAGAAAAAATAGAGGTTGTGAAAGCCGCCTATCGGCAGGTTTTCGAGCGTGATATTACCCGCGCCTACAGCCAGTCCATCTCTAACCTGGAATCTCAGGTTAAGAACGGCGACATCTCAATGAAAGAGTTTATTCGTCGCCTGGGTAAATCTCCCCTATATCAAAAACAGTTTTACCAGCCTTTCATCAACAGTCGTGCCCTAGAACTGGCTTTCCGTCATTTCCTGGGTCGTGGTCCAAGTTCGCGTGAAGAAGTCCAACAGTACTTTGCCATTGTTTCCAGCGGCGGTCTAGCGGCTCTGGTGGATGCCTTGGTCAATTCGCAAGAATACTCCGACTACTTTGGCGAAGAAACCGTCCCCTACCTGCGGGGATTGGGTCAAGAAGCCCAGGAATGCCGCAACTGGGGAATGCAGCAAGATTTACTGAAGTACAGTGCGCCATTCCGCAAAGTCCCTCAGTTCATCACAACCTTTGCCCAATATGACCGCCCACTGCCTGACCAACATCCCTATGGTTCTGGCAACGACCCCTTGGAAATTCAGTTTGGAGCCATCTTCCCCAAAGAAACCCGGAATCCCAATACTCGACCGGCTCCCTTTGGCAAAGATACGAAGCGCCTGCTGATTCACCAAGGCCCTGGCATCAATAACCAAAACAGCAATCCCAAGGCACGAGGCGAGTTTCCCGGTTCTTTAGGACCCAAGGTGTTCCGATTGGATCAACTCCCCGCCTCTGGCATGAGTCGCAACAAGAGCAGTGCTGCCAGTGTTAAATTCTCGGAAAGCTCTACCCAAGCCGTGATTCGGGCTTGCTACTTGCAAGTGTTTGGGCGTGATGTCTACGATGGTCAGCGCCAGAAGGTGGCGGAAATTAAGCTGGAAAACGGCGAAATCTCCGTGCGGGAGTTCGTGCGAACCCTGGCTAAGTCGGAGATATTCCGCAATCTTTACTGGACATCCCTGTATGTTTGTAAAGCCGTTGAGTATATCCACCGCCGTCTGTTGGGTCGTCCGACTTATGGGCGTCAAGAGATCAACAAGTATTTCGATATTTGCGCCAAGTCAGGCTTCTATGCCCTCGTTGACGCCATTATCGACAGCCCAGAGTACTCTGAGGCATTTGGGGAAGATACAGTTCCCTACGAGCGCTATGTGACTCCAGGTGGTTTGGCATTGCGACGCTTGAGAGGCGGCACGATGGCGGAAGGAGTCAGCGGTACCTCAATGACCAAAGCTGAAACCCCACGCTTCGTGGAATTGGGTCAAGTCACTGAATCGCGTACTGAACCTGATGTTCAATTCCGGATTAATCAGGGCGTGAGTGCTCAGCGCGAGCAAACCAAGGTCTTTAAACTGACCAATAACGTTGATAAGCCAGCGGTTAAAACTCTGATTCGAGCCGCCTATCGGCAAATCTTTGAGCGCGATATCGAGCCGTACATCTTGAAGAATGAATTCTCGGCTCTGGAAAGCAAGCTGAGTAACAACGAAATTAATGTTAAAGAGTTCATTGAAGGTCTAGGTACCTCCAGCCTCTACATTAAAGAGTTCTATACTCCCTTCCCCAACACTAAGGTGATTGAGCTGGGGACGAAGCACTTCCTCGGTCGTGCACCAGAAAACCAGAAGGAAATCCAGAAGTACAACCGGATTCTCGCTGCTGAGGGTATTCGTGGCTTTATCGGCGCGATGGTGAACAGCATGGAGTATGTCCAGGTATTTGGTGAAGATACCGTGCCTTATCGGCGCTTCCCCACCTTACCCGCTGCCAACTTCCCCAACACTCAAAGGCTGTATAACCAGCTCACGAAGCAGAATAAGGATGTGGTCGTCCCTAGCTTCGAGCCGGTGTCTTCCCGCATGGATGTGGCGCAGATGCCGATGACAGGTAAGGCGATCGCGGATATGAAGCGTCAAGATTGGCAGCAGGAAACGAGCAAGCCGCAGTTTGTCGAACTCGGTCGTTCTTTCCAAACGAGTGAGGGTCAATCAGTTGAGGTCAGTGCTAGCTCAACGCGCCGTAAGCCTGCACGGATTTTCCGTATGACTCCTGGAGCCAATCAGACTGAAACCGCCCAGGTCATCGAGGCGATTTACTCTCAGGTGATGGATGTCTTCAACGGACAGGTGCCTGGGGAGTTCCGTCGCCCTGAATTGGAAAGCAAGCTCAGCAATGGTGAAATTTCAGTGCGCGAGTTTGTCAAGGTCTTGGCGAGTTCTGATATCTACCAGCGTCGGTTCTACACCCCTTATCCGAATACCAAGGTGATTGAGTTCCTGTTCCGCCATCTGTTGGGACGGACTCCAGCCACCCAATCAGAAATTCAGCAGTATAACCAACTCTTGACCGAGCAAGGTCTGAGTGCGGCTGTTGCAGCGCTGGTTGATGGCGAAGAATATGTCCGCTTCTTCGGTGAGGATGTCGTGCCTTACAATCGCTGCCCAACGTTACCGGCTGGCAACTACCTCGGTAGTGTGAAAGCTGTCTCGGATTGGGTGAAGTAA
- a CDS encoding class I SAM-dependent methyltransferase: protein MNTEQDTSTAVQRLYDTYPFPPEPLLDEPPPGYNWRWNWLAAYSFCTGQKPPKQDVRILDAGCGTGVGTEYLVHLNPQASVVGIDLSAGALEVARERCRRSGADRVEFHHLSLYDADQLEGKFDLINCVGVLHHLPDPIRGIQSLAKKLAPGGLMHIFVYAELGRWEIQLMQKAIALVQGNQRGDYQDGVKVGRQLFESLPENNRLVKREKERWSLENQRDANFADMYVHPQEIDYNIETLFELIDASGLEFIGFSNPQYWQLERLVGKNPDLMERAKGLSNRERYRLIELLDPEVSHYEFFLGRPPILKADWSSDEALLAAIPERNPCLSGWPSQSLFNHDYQLIHLSDEEFEFLQACDANPTAPTVPNPDEAKTVGDILAGVTLELKGVRSLLNQQLIMLTPG, encoded by the coding sequence ATGAATACCGAGCAAGACACTAGCACTGCTGTTCAGCGGCTTTACGATACTTACCCTTTTCCTCCGGAACCGTTACTCGATGAGCCACCCCCTGGGTACAACTGGCGCTGGAATTGGTTAGCGGCTTACAGCTTTTGCACAGGTCAAAAACCCCCAAAACAGGACGTGCGGATTCTCGATGCGGGGTGTGGGACGGGTGTCGGGACAGAGTATTTGGTTCACCTCAATCCTCAAGCGTCTGTGGTGGGAATTGATTTGAGTGCAGGTGCTTTGGAGGTGGCACGGGAACGTTGTCGTCGTTCAGGTGCGGATCGCGTTGAGTTTCATCACTTGAGTTTGTACGACGCGGATCAGCTTGAGGGTAAGTTCGATCTGATTAACTGTGTTGGAGTCTTGCATCATTTGCCTGATCCGATTCGAGGGATTCAATCTTTGGCGAAAAAGCTAGCACCTGGTGGCTTGATGCATATTTTCGTCTATGCGGAGTTGGGGCGGTGGGAAATCCAACTCATGCAAAAAGCGATCGCACTTGTTCAGGGTAATCAGCGAGGCGACTACCAAGACGGTGTGAAGGTGGGTCGTCAATTGTTTGAATCTCTACCAGAAAATAATCGTTTAGTCAAGCGAGAAAAAGAACGTTGGTCGTTGGAAAATCAGCGGGATGCCAACTTTGCGGATATGTACGTTCATCCCCAAGAAATTGACTACAACATTGAGACACTGTTTGAATTAATTGATGCGTCTGGTTTAGAGTTTATTGGCTTTTCTAATCCCCAATATTGGCAGTTGGAGCGGCTTGTGGGGAAGAATCCAGACTTAATGGAGCGGGCGAAGGGGTTGAGCAATCGCGAACGTTATCGTTTAATTGAACTATTAGACCCAGAAGTTAGCCACTACGAATTTTTCCTAGGACGCCCTCCCATCCTTAAAGCAGATTGGTCATCGGATGAGGCTCTTTTGGCAGCAATTCCAGAGCGGAATCCTTGCCTGAGTGGATGGCCTAGTCAGAGTTTATTTAATCACGATTATCAGCTTATCCATCTGTCAGATGAAGAGTTTGAATTCCTGCAAGCTTGTGATGCGAATCCTACCGCCCCAACAGTCCCTAACCCAGATGAAGCAAAAACGGTGGGAGATATTTTGGCTGGTGTAACGTTGGAGTTGAAGGGAGTGCGATCGCTCCTTAATCAACAGCTAATTATGTTGACTCCAGGGTGA